A section of the Malaclemys terrapin pileata isolate rMalTer1 chromosome 15, rMalTer1.hap1, whole genome shotgun sequence genome encodes:
- the LOC128823266 gene encoding serine protease 55-like, with amino-acid sequence MFQRLDFKPAVYSIPATSLNQELCHHCCGFRPGYDSPSLSPAPRIIGGQKSRPGEWPWVVSLQTQGHHFCGGSIIHSWWVLSAAHCFHDTRPQDVTVAAGSVTLGMGGVTRRVRRILSHPSYSRSTYDSDLALLLLSRPLPPGRGLGLVCLPGEPVDEDDGQWGSCYVAGWGTMEYGQETVSGALREAGVRIVDWLRCMWWMGALTQNMVCAGHEEGGRDACQGDSGGPLQCQAPQGSPWYQVGIVSWGRGCGRRQRPGIYTRVANYRAWMDEATAAVGRPLRPQKATPTSLGSAPQKTEPEVAGGPRPCPWRPLGLSLGLALGRWLG; translated from the exons atgttccagagacttgattttaaacctgcagtttattccatcccagctacaagcctgaaccaagaactttgccatcacT GCTGTGGCTTCCGGCCGGGATATgacagccccagcctctcccccgcACCCCGCATCATCGGGGGCCAGAAAAGCCGCCCTGGGGAATGGCCCTGGGTTGTGAGTCTCCAGACCCAAGGGCACCATTTCTGTGGGGGGAGCATCATACACTCCTGGTGGGTACTGAGCGCAGCCCACTGCTTCCACGACACCCG GCCCCAGGACGTGACAGTGGCAGCCGGCAGCGTGACCCTGGGCATGGGCGGCGTCACCCGGCGGGTTCGACGGATCCTGTCCCACCCCAGCTATAGCCGCAGCACCTACGACTCAgacctggccctgctgctgctgagccgccccctgcccccgggcCGGGGCCTCGGCCTCGTCTGCCTCCCCGGGGAGCCGGTCGACGAGGACGACGGGCAGTGGGGCAGCTGCTATGTGGCCGGGTGGGGCACCATGGAGTACG GGCAGGAGACGGTGTCGGGGGCGCTGCGGGAGGCTGGCGTGCGGATCGTCGATTGGCTGCGCTGCATGTGGTGGatgggggccctgacccaaaacaTGGTCTGCGCCGGGCACGAGGAGGGCGGCCGGGATGCCTGCCAG GGTGACAGCGGGGGGCCCCTGCAGTGCCAGGCCCCCCAGGGCTCCCCCTGGTACCAGGTGGGCAtcgtgagctggggccggggctgcgggAGGCGCCAGCGTCCGGGCATCTACACCCGCGTGGCCAACTACCGGGCCTGGATGGATGAGGCCACCGCAGCAGTGGGGAGACCCCTGAGGCCCCAGAAGGCCACCCCCACCAGTCTGGGCTCCGCCCCCCAAAAGACAGAGCCGGAGGTCGCCGGaggcccccgcccctgcccgTGGCGGCCCCTGGGCCTTtccctggggctggctctggggaggtggcTGGGCTGA
- the TM4SF5 gene encoding transmembrane 4 L6 family member 5 isoform X8: protein MEFVTGYRAEVLDLAELLLAWHRSQAGGPRDRQHQRRQEGHVRRLPPDPALWLLHLLPNPRLGLALPGEVQGEPRGRLCGEDALQLRDLQRAVTFLRLDEEDEGPETGQALVHVERLLLVTDEHGTVMGLDFQLGAGGPPKPSTPPPLEQLALGLLCESMACPMGGGEPRRPRLLAVGDPTLHKSLEPLLPQLGVRLSPDPMRGWGPKPTFTLPSMRVRACHVCKRHGFQGRLVPCQQCRAVLYCSERCRAADWARSPEDAAHRAWCPRMAGYMARARQLADLPFTFAAEVTSDGFNREGFLAARGLTWGYWAHESMLVRAPDYGVGLGGQKDWRPGLLQSGSWREYYAWRGLPLGSPLAALLSYPLSVYYIVTQLVPRHFPELNILNKQSLRIHIVETGKESDMAPLFWELSVLLPHVSLELLFVGGVLPPEADGQQVLLQRTEAQGVRIWPGPAPKAKGGRGGLQLKFCAQPTPLLPGPKPDLVIGFNSGFALKDTWLSALPRLQALRVPAYFTECSEYSCAVDEATVSMATGGSAGPAHVNPFRSPFRQAGIDNAMPWYSNAFIFHLLYKGGAGGVRQLPGLVPPPAPSPTGQEPGPGRPRRKEKRQNRSGRRRK, encoded by the exons atggAGTTTGTGACGGGGTACCGGGCTGAGGTGCTGGACCTGGCCGAGTTGCTGCTCGCCTGGCACCGGTCCCAGGCCGGGGGGCCCCGGGACAGGCAGCACCAGCGGCGCCAGGAGGGGCATGTCCGGCGCCTGCCCCCCGACCCCGCCCTCTGGCTGCTGCACCTGCTGCCCAACCCCCGGCTGGGGCTGGCGCTGCCAGGGGAGGTCCAGGGGGAGCCCCGGGGGCGGCTCTGCGGGGAGGACGCCTTGCAACTGCGGGACCTGCAGCGGGCGGTCACCTTCCTGAGACTGGACGAGGAGGACGAGGGGCCAGAGACAG gccaGGCCCTGGTGCATgtggagcgcctcctgctggttacggATGAGCACGGCACAGTGATGGGCCTGGATTTccagctgggggccgggggccccCCCAAGCCGTCCACGCCCCCCCCACTGGAGCAGCTGGCGCTCGGCCTGCTCTGCGAGAGCATGGCCTGTCCAATGGGCGGGGGGGAGCCCCGCCGGCCCCGGCTGCTGGCCGTGGGGGACCCCACCTTGCACAA GTCACTggagcccctgctgccccagctggggGTCAGACTGAGCCCGGACCCcatgcggggctgggggccgaaACCCACCTTCACCTTGCCCTCCATGCGCGTGCGAGCCTGTCACGTGTGCAAGAGACACGGGTTCCAGGGGCGGCTGGTGCCGTG CCAGCAGTGCCGGGCCGTGCTGTACTGCTCCGAGCGGTGCCGGGCGGCCGACTGGGCCCGCAGCCCCGAGGACGCGGCCCACCGGGCCTGGTGCCCCCGCATGGCCGGGTACATGGCCCGCGCCCGCCAGCTGGCCGACCTGCCCTTCACCTTCGCCGCTG AGGTGACCAGCGACGGGTTCAACAGGGAGGGGTTCCTGGCCGCCCGGGGGCTGACGTGGGGGTACTGGGCCCACGAGAGCATGCTGGTCCGGGCCCCCGACTAtggcgtggggctggggggccAGAAGGACTGGAGACCCGGCCTGCTGCAGAGCG GCTCGTGGCGCGAGTACTACGCGTGGCGGGGGCTCCCGCTGGGCTCCCCCCTGGCGGCGCTGCTCAGTTACCCCCTGAGCGTCTATTACATCGTCACCCAGCTCGTCCCCCGGCACT tcccggAGCTGAACATCCTGAACAAACAGTCGCTGCGAATTCACATCGTGGAGACGGGGAAGGAATCGGACATGGCCCCCCTCTTCTGG GAGCTGTCGGTGCTGCTGCCCCACGTGTCGCTGGAGCTGCTGTTCGTGGGGGGGGTGTTGCCCCCCGAGGCCGACGGGCAGCAGGTCCTGCTGCAGAGAACG gaggcaCAGGGGGTGCGCatctggcccggccccgcccccaaggccaagggagggcggggggggctgcagcTGAAATTCTGTGCCCAGCCCACCCCACTACTGCCAGGCCCCAAACCCGACCTGGTCATCG GGTTCAATTCCGGCTTTGCACTGAAGGACACGTGGCTCAGCGCCCTGCCCCGATTGCAG GCACTCCGGGTCCCGGCCTACTTCACGGAGTGCAGCGAGTACAGCTGCGCGGTGGACGAGGCCACGGTCTCCATGGCGACGGGGGGCAGCGCCGGACCGGCCCACGTCAACCCCTTCCGCTCGCCCTTCCGTCAGGCTGGCATCGACAACGCCATGCCCTG gtactCCAACGCCTTCATCTTCCACCTGCTGTAcaaagggggtgcggggggcgtGCGGCAGCTCCCGGGGCtggtcccgccccctgcccccagccccaccggtcAGGAGCCGGGCCCGGGCCGCCCTCGCCGGAAGGAGAAGCGGCAGAACCGCAGCGGCCGCCGGCGCAAATGA
- the MED11 gene encoding mediator of RNA polymerase II transcription subunit 11 translates to MATYSVANERLRVLEELEREIGASLQSAGNVILELSKEKPNERLLERQAAQFTASVQKVESELSGQIRYLTQVATGQPHEGSSYSARKGCQMALNRVDYARVKLGELARTCEHTLEQ, encoded by the exons ATGGCCACCTACAGCGTCGCCAACGAGCGGCTGCGGGTGCTGGAGGAGCTGGAGCGCGAGATCGGCGCCTCGCTGCAGAGCGCgg GGAACGTGATCCTGGAGCTGTCGAAGGAGAAGCCGAATGAGCGGCTGCTGGAGCGCCAGGCCGCCCAGTTCACCGCCTCGGTGCAGAAGGTGGAGTCGGAGCTGTCAGGCCAGATCCGGTACCTCACCCag gtgGCCACGGGGCAGCCCCACGAGGGCTCCAGCTACTCGGCCCGTAAGGGCTGTCAGATGGCGCTGAACCGCGTCGACTACGCCCGCGTCAAGCTGGGAGAGCTGGCCCGCACCTGTGAGCACACGCTGGAGCAATAG
- the TM4SF5 gene encoding transmembrane 4 L6 family member 5 isoform X6 yields MEFVTGYRAEVLDLAELLLAWHRSQAGGPRDRQHQRRQEGHVRRLPPDPALWLLHLLPNPRLGLALPGEVQGEPRGRLCGEDALQLRDLQRAVTFLRLDEEDEGPETGQALVHVERLLLVTDEHGTVMGLDFQLGAGGPPKPSTPPPLEQLALGLLCESMACPMGGGEPRRPRLLAVGDPTLHKSLEPLLPQLGVRLSPDPMRGWGPKPTFTLPSMRVRACHVCKRHGFQGRLVPCQQCRAVLYCSERCRAADWARSPEDAAHRAWCPRMAGYMARARQLADLPFTFAAEVTSDGFNREGFLAARGLTWGYWAHESMLVRAPDYGVGLGGQKDWRPGLLQSGNPFEALRLEGGAALPPHLPGAPCTKDLFQLVARVLRVAGAPAGLPPGGAAQLPPERLLHRHPARPPALPGAEHPEQTVAANSHRGDGEGIGHGPPLLGAVGAAAPRVAGAAVRGGGVAPRGRRAAGPAAENGGTGGAHLARPRPQGQGRAGGAAAEILCPAHPTTARPQTRPGHRVQFRLCTEGHVAQRPAPIAGTPGPGLLHGVQRVQLRGGRGHGLHGDGGQRRTGPRQPLPLALPSGWHRQRHALSKQPRPGRRDWESSGSRQRPPQILRLRATAFPESSGSGHQAPQILQLREAAPANPPAPGIKCPKSSGSGQQVPRSPPGSRQRHPAPSRAMCTGRCSRLVGLALVPMALGCIVANVLLMFPNGETGWTDHLTLQVWLMGGLAGGGLMVLCPGLSAIRAGGKGCCGVGCCGNRCRMLRSVFCSLWGVLGGFYCLVVSATGLAKGPLCQDAEGTWGSPFQDISENYLANRTLWERCVTPPRVVLWHVVLFSVTLGLGAMELALCALQVLNGLLGTVCGDCRKPAERQGEGL; encoded by the exons atggAGTTTGTGACGGGGTACCGGGCTGAGGTGCTGGACCTGGCCGAGTTGCTGCTCGCCTGGCACCGGTCCCAGGCCGGGGGGCCCCGGGACAGGCAGCACCAGCGGCGCCAGGAGGGGCATGTCCGGCGCCTGCCCCCCGACCCCGCCCTCTGGCTGCTGCACCTGCTGCCCAACCCCCGGCTGGGGCTGGCGCTGCCAGGGGAGGTCCAGGGGGAGCCCCGGGGGCGGCTCTGCGGGGAGGACGCCTTGCAACTGCGGGACCTGCAGCGGGCGGTCACCTTCCTGAGACTGGACGAGGAGGACGAGGGGCCAGAGACAG gccaGGCCCTGGTGCATgtggagcgcctcctgctggttacggATGAGCACGGCACAGTGATGGGCCTGGATTTccagctgggggccgggggccccCCCAAGCCGTCCACGCCCCCCCCACTGGAGCAGCTGGCGCTCGGCCTGCTCTGCGAGAGCATGGCCTGTCCAATGGGCGGGGGGGAGCCCCGCCGGCCCCGGCTGCTGGCCGTGGGGGACCCCACCTTGCACAA GTCACTggagcccctgctgccccagctggggGTCAGACTGAGCCCGGACCCcatgcggggctgggggccgaaACCCACCTTCACCTTGCCCTCCATGCGCGTGCGAGCCTGTCACGTGTGCAAGAGACACGGGTTCCAGGGGCGGCTGGTGCCGTG CCAGCAGTGCCGGGCCGTGCTGTACTGCTCCGAGCGGTGCCGGGCGGCCGACTGGGCCCGCAGCCCCGAGGACGCGGCCCACCGGGCCTGGTGCCCCCGCATGGCCGGGTACATGGCCCGCGCCCGCCAGCTGGCCGACCTGCCCTTCACCTTCGCCGCTG AGGTGACCAGCGACGGGTTCAACAGGGAGGGGTTCCTGGCCGCCCGGGGGCTGACGTGGGGGTACTGGGCCCACGAGAGCATGCTGGTCCGGGCCCCCGACTAtggcgtggggctggggggccAGAAGGACTGGAGACCCGGCCTGCTGCAGAGCG GTAACCCCTTCGAAGCACTGAGGCTGGAGGGGGGAGcggctctgcccccccacctccccggagCCCCCTGCACCAAGGACCTATTTCA GCTCGTGGCGCGAGTACTACGCGTGGCGGGGGCTCCCGCTGGGCTCCCCCCTGGCGGCGCTGCTCAGTTACCCCCTGAGCGTCTATTACATCGTCACCCAGCTCGTCCCCCGGCACT tcccggAGCTGAACATCCTGAACAAACAGTCGCTGCGAATTCACATCGTGGAGACGGGGAAGGAATCGGACATGGCCCCCCTCTTCTGG GAGCTGTCGGTGCTGCTGCCCCACGTGTCGCTGGAGCTGCTGTTCGTGGGGGGGGTGTTGCCCCCCGAGGCCGACGGGCAGCAGGTCCTGCTGCAGAGAACG gaggcaCAGGGGGTGCGCatctggcccggccccgcccccaaggccaagggagggcggggggggctgcagcTGAAATTCTGTGCCCAGCCCACCCCACTACTGCCAGGCCCCAAACCCGACCTGGTCATCG GGTTCAATTCCGGCTTTGCACTGAAGGACACGTGGCTCAGCGCCCTGCCCCGATTGCAG GCACTCCGGGTCCCGGCCTACTTCACGGAGTGCAGCGAGTACAGCTGCGCGGTGGACGAGGCCACGGTCTCCATGGCGACGGGGGGCAGCGCCGGACCGGCCCACGTCAACCCCTTCCGCTCGCCCTTCCGTCAGGCTGGCATCGACAACGCCATGCCCTG AGCAAACAGCCCAGGCCAGGGAGACGTGACTGGGAATCCTCCGGCTCCAGGCAGCGGCCCCCCCAAATCCTCCGGCTCCGGGCAACGGCTTTCCCCGAGTCCTCCGGCTCCGGGCATCAGGCGCCCCAAATCCTCCAGCTCCGGGAAGCTGCCCCTGCAAATcctccggctccaggcatcaaGTGCCCCAAATCCTCCGGCTCCGGGCAGCAGGTGCCCCGATCTCCCCCTGGCTCCAGGCAGCGACATCCCGCCCCTTCCCGAGCCATGTGCACGGGGCGCTGCTCGCGGCTCGTGGGGCTGGCGCTGGTGCCCATGGCGCTGGGCTGCATCGTGGCCAACGTCCTGCTGATGTTCCCCAACGGGGAGACGGGCTGGACCGATCACCTCACCCTGCAGGTCTGGCTGatggggggcctggccggcgggGGGCTCATG GTTCTCTGCCCCGGGCTCTCGGCCATCCGCGCCGGGGGGAAGGGCTGCTGTGGAGTTGGATGCTGCGGGAACCGGTGCCGG ATGCTGCGCTCCGTGTTCTGCTCGCTATGGGGCGTCCTGGGGGGGTTTTACTGCCTGGTTGTGTCCGCCACCGGCCTGGCCAAGGGGCCCCTCTGCCAGGATGCTGAAGGGACATGGGGGTCGCCCTTCCAGGACATCAG cgagAACTACCTGGCGAACCGGACGCTGTGGGAGCGGTGCGTGACCCCGCCACGGGTGGTGCTGTGGCACGTGGTCCTGTTCTCCgtcacactggggctgggggccatggagctggccctgtgcgcCCTGCAGGTTCTCAACGGGCTACTGGGCACCGTGTGCGGGGACTGCCGCAAGCCGGCCGAGCGCCAG ggcgaAGGTCTCTGA
- the TM4SF5 gene encoding transmembrane 4 L6 family member 5 isoform X7 has protein sequence MEFVTGYRAEVLDLAELLLAWHRSQAGGPRDRQHQRRQEGHVRRLPPDPALWLLHLLPNPRLGLALPGEVQGEPRGRLCGEDALQLRDLQRAVTFLRLDEEDEGPETGQALVHVERLLLVTDEHGTVMGLDFQLGAGGPPKPSTPPPLEQLALGLLCESMACPMGGGEPRRPRLLAVGDPTLHKSLEPLLPQLGVRLSPDPMRGWGPKPTFTLPSMRVRACHVCKRHGFQGRLVPCQQCRAVLYCSERCRAADWARSPEDAAHRAWCPRMAGYMARARQLADLPFTFAAEVTSDGFNREGFLAARGLTWGYWAHESMLVRAPDYGVGLGGQKDWRPGLLQSGNPFEALRLEGGAALPPHLPGAPCTKDLFQLVARVLRVAGAPAGLPPGGAAQLPPERLLHRHPARPPALPGAEHPEQTVAANSHRGDGEGIGHGPPLLGAVGAAAPRVAGAAVRGGGVAPRGRRAAGPAAENGGTGGAHLARPRPQGQGRAGGAAAEILCPAHPTTARPQTRPGHRVQFRLCTEGHVAQRPAPIAGTPGPGLLHGVQRVQLRGGRGHGLHGDGGQRRTGPRQPLPLALPSGWHRQRHALSKQPRPGRRDWESSGSRQRPPQILRLRATAFPESSGSGHQAPQILQLREAAPANPPAPGIKCPKSSGSGQQVPRSPPGSRQRHPAPSRAMCTGRCSRLVGLALVPMALGCIVANVLLMFPNGETGWTDHLTLQVWLMGGLAGGGLMPCVRQGRATRGERHTHRIPSRGDPGPSRGEAPAGASRTEP, from the exons atggAGTTTGTGACGGGGTACCGGGCTGAGGTGCTGGACCTGGCCGAGTTGCTGCTCGCCTGGCACCGGTCCCAGGCCGGGGGGCCCCGGGACAGGCAGCACCAGCGGCGCCAGGAGGGGCATGTCCGGCGCCTGCCCCCCGACCCCGCCCTCTGGCTGCTGCACCTGCTGCCCAACCCCCGGCTGGGGCTGGCGCTGCCAGGGGAGGTCCAGGGGGAGCCCCGGGGGCGGCTCTGCGGGGAGGACGCCTTGCAACTGCGGGACCTGCAGCGGGCGGTCACCTTCCTGAGACTGGACGAGGAGGACGAGGGGCCAGAGACAG gccaGGCCCTGGTGCATgtggagcgcctcctgctggttacggATGAGCACGGCACAGTGATGGGCCTGGATTTccagctgggggccgggggccccCCCAAGCCGTCCACGCCCCCCCCACTGGAGCAGCTGGCGCTCGGCCTGCTCTGCGAGAGCATGGCCTGTCCAATGGGCGGGGGGGAGCCCCGCCGGCCCCGGCTGCTGGCCGTGGGGGACCCCACCTTGCACAA GTCACTggagcccctgctgccccagctggggGTCAGACTGAGCCCGGACCCcatgcggggctgggggccgaaACCCACCTTCACCTTGCCCTCCATGCGCGTGCGAGCCTGTCACGTGTGCAAGAGACACGGGTTCCAGGGGCGGCTGGTGCCGTG CCAGCAGTGCCGGGCCGTGCTGTACTGCTCCGAGCGGTGCCGGGCGGCCGACTGGGCCCGCAGCCCCGAGGACGCGGCCCACCGGGCCTGGTGCCCCCGCATGGCCGGGTACATGGCCCGCGCCCGCCAGCTGGCCGACCTGCCCTTCACCTTCGCCGCTG AGGTGACCAGCGACGGGTTCAACAGGGAGGGGTTCCTGGCCGCCCGGGGGCTGACGTGGGGGTACTGGGCCCACGAGAGCATGCTGGTCCGGGCCCCCGACTAtggcgtggggctggggggccAGAAGGACTGGAGACCCGGCCTGCTGCAGAGCG GTAACCCCTTCGAAGCACTGAGGCTGGAGGGGGGAGcggctctgcccccccacctccccggagCCCCCTGCACCAAGGACCTATTTCA GCTCGTGGCGCGAGTACTACGCGTGGCGGGGGCTCCCGCTGGGCTCCCCCCTGGCGGCGCTGCTCAGTTACCCCCTGAGCGTCTATTACATCGTCACCCAGCTCGTCCCCCGGCACT tcccggAGCTGAACATCCTGAACAAACAGTCGCTGCGAATTCACATCGTGGAGACGGGGAAGGAATCGGACATGGCCCCCCTCTTCTGG GAGCTGTCGGTGCTGCTGCCCCACGTGTCGCTGGAGCTGCTGTTCGTGGGGGGGGTGTTGCCCCCCGAGGCCGACGGGCAGCAGGTCCTGCTGCAGAGAACG gaggcaCAGGGGGTGCGCatctggcccggccccgcccccaaggccaagggagggcggggggggctgcagcTGAAATTCTGTGCCCAGCCCACCCCACTACTGCCAGGCCCCAAACCCGACCTGGTCATCG GGTTCAATTCCGGCTTTGCACTGAAGGACACGTGGCTCAGCGCCCTGCCCCGATTGCAG GCACTCCGGGTCCCGGCCTACTTCACGGAGTGCAGCGAGTACAGCTGCGCGGTGGACGAGGCCACGGTCTCCATGGCGACGGGGGGCAGCGCCGGACCGGCCCACGTCAACCCCTTCCGCTCGCCCTTCCGTCAGGCTGGCATCGACAACGCCATGCCCTG AGCAAACAGCCCAGGCCAGGGAGACGTGACTGGGAATCCTCCGGCTCCAGGCAGCGGCCCCCCCAAATCCTCCGGCTCCGGGCAACGGCTTTCCCCGAGTCCTCCGGCTCCGGGCATCAGGCGCCCCAAATCCTCCAGCTCCGGGAAGCTGCCCCTGCAAATcctccggctccaggcatcaaGTGCCCCAAATCCTCCGGCTCCGGGCAGCAGGTGCCCCGATCTCCCCCTGGCTCCAGGCAGCGACATCCCGCCCCTTCCCGAGCCATGTGCACGGGGCGCTGCTCGCGGCTCGTGGGGCTGGCGCTGGTGCCCATGGCGCTGGGCTGCATCGTGGCCAACGTCCTGCTGATGTTCCCCAACGGGGAGACGGGCTGGACCGATCACCTCACCCTGCAGGTCTGGCTGatggggggcctggccggcgggGGGCTCATG CCCTGTGTGCGACAGGGACGTGCGACCCGTGGGGAGAGACACACTCATCGGATTCCCTCCCGGGGAGACCCAGGGCCGAGTCGCGGAGAAGCTCCAGCGGGAGCTTCGAGGACCGAACCTTGA